ATGCTCTTTCCATTATACTATTCTGCTTCTGAAAGAGTAGGCAATTAACACCACTCCTCTGATTCTTAAAAGCCCGAGCTCTCCTTGGTGTTGTCCAAAGTGTCTCTTCTTGCTCTACTTTGGCCAATATTTTCCATTCTCAATGCTTCAATAACTAGATATTGGTAACTTACAAGTTTTATCTCTAGTCCAGATTTTTCTACCCCGTTTTCCACCTGTATATCCAACAATCTAGTTGACTTCTCCATTTGGTATCCCAAATTGAACTACTAGCTTTCCCATTTAATTAACTGCTCTGTTATCCACCCAGGTGTTCAAGCTTTCACCCTCTCCATCATAATAGCACTGTTCTAAACTTCTATTATTTAATCTAACCCTTACAGCATCACCATGATACAGGTTCTATCATTCTCCCAGTCTTACAGataagaggttaaataactttttctGTCACAtttaataagtggcagagttagGCTTTTAACACATAGGTTACATGcctactatgttccagacactgaGCAACTCTCCCCACTCATCCGCTGTCAACACCCAGCACAGGCTGTGGTTTCCCACCTAGACTACTGCAATACCCTAACTGCTCTCTCACATCCACATCTTACTTGCTTCGATTTATTCTCCACACAGCAACTAGagtgatctttcaaaaataaagttctggggctggcctggtggcacagtggttaagttcgcatgtttcgcttctcagtggccccggggttcgccagttcagatcctgggtgcagccatgctgtggcaggcgtcccacatataaagtagaggaagatgggcgtggatgttagctcagggccagtcttcctcagctaaaaaagaggaagattggcagtagttagctcaagggtaatcttcctcaaaaaaaaaaataaataataaagttccaattccatgcctccctctcttaAACCCTTCTAATGACTTTCGATTATCTTTGTCTCATGTGGCTCTCCTACTGGCACTCAACATTCCTGCTTTACTAGTCTCTTTAGTATCCCAAAAtgctccattctctctccctcaggCCTTTGAAAATTCCGCTCCTGTTGCCTCAAATACTTGCCCTATTAAACTCCTTCATCCTTCCCAAATCAACAACCAAGCGGAGTTGTCTCCTCTTGCTCCGTGTCCCCTTACACTGTGAGCGTCAGGAGAGGAGGTCCCAtgtctttttgttctttgttctctcccCAGTtactagaactgtgcctggcatacagcacgGGCTctataaataagtgaaagaataagaaatgtaGGTCAAAGCAAGGAGATATCACTTCTCACTAACTGGTGCTTAGCCCAAGTTTTAAGATTGAAGATTATGACTGGGTATTGAAATGAAATGGGTTTTATCATTAGGAGGATCAGAGAATAACagacattaataataaattaGTTGATGTTTTATTGGTAATTAATGCTGAGCAAATCTCCACACTACTGTTCACTTCTGCATCGTGGCAAAGAATCCTATTTACTGCTAAGCCCTccctgccttttaattttttacacaCCCAAAATATACACAAAGACAAGGGAAAGCTTTTAATTATGTGCAACTTTATAATGCAGATTACTACAAAATATAGAGAACAATGAAAGGGGGTACTCAGATCCTTCTTGCCATGAATCCAAGATTTAGGACATTGAAAAGCACATGATAGACATCCAGACGTAGAGAATGAGTGGTATTTCTCTCAATTTGGACATCTTGTGAAGTGATATACATGTCCACATGATCACAAGTCCTCGACCTAACATCGCTTTCAGAGCCACACAAGAAAACTGGCCTCATTCCTTTACAACTAGAACTCAACTTGACTCCTAAAATGTCTCATTGGATTTGGTCCAGAATGACTTTAGGTTGTTTCAAAACCTGAAATACATACTCACAAGATGAAgatttctgaccacaaaggatATTTAAAAGAATGGGCTACTAGTTCTGAAGGTCATTCCAAAGCAGAAGTCTCAAACCTTTTGCAcattcttggaaaaatgtctatacaACATTCTTTCGGGTGCATAAATTCCatcacttttagaaaaaaatggaagtgcTCTCCAGTTCGCCAGTTATCTTCAAAGGGAACAGGACAGATATCACCAGCTCACACTGCCATGCAGCCATCATGCACTGGGGCATTCTTCCCATCATCCTCCTCTAGAGCACCTTGTGGCAGAAAGCCTTCATAAGGTCACTGACAAGATCTAGAGCAATGCGGTAGGTGGGTTTCGTGGGTGAAGCCTGAGCAGCTTTCGAGCTGGTGAGGGATCTAATTGTTGCGTGCTTCTCTTCCCTGCAGGGGAAAGGAGCCAAAACATAAATTTCAATCaaattcaaataacatttattgaaaacttaatGTATAGacactgtgccagacactgaagGGCATTACAATGACAAATAAGAGAGCATGTGTCCTCAAGGAGATGGCAGTCTGGTAGTAAAGTCAGCTGTAATTACAACCACAATACAGAGtgataaataacaaaatgaaggTACGCCTAGCAATTAATTTagggctggaggaggtgaggaaaaGCAATGGAGAAGTAATGTCAGTGTCACTTAGTGGATtcttgaagaaggaagagagaaaaaggcaatagGGATCTCTTAAGTCTTGGATTTACCAAAACAACGTAGCTTGTGGAGATTTAATTCTGAGTCTACTGTGCTTCTGTGGAATTCACATCTAGAAATTTCCTACCAACTTTGAGTCCCCACAACATAATAGTTattgtgaggggaaaaaaatcacttgctATAGGCCTTACCCTCTGAGATCATATGTTTTGAAGGGCAGTTGGTATCCAAAGGGCTATGAGATATACAACAGTGCAAGCTCTGCCTCCCTCAGAGACGTGCTTACCAAGCTGTACTGACACCTTCTGGAGGCACTGGGAACTTTCGTCCATAAAGGCACGCAGCTGCTTCACTGATCCTTGCAGCTCATCCATCTGCAGACGAAAGACAGCTGTGAGCTGTAAGGGTCCAGGGCTTCTTTGAcgttcctcaaacacaccaggcaGGCTCCTGCTCAGGAGCTTTGCTTTTGCTGTTCTCTCAACCCAGAATGCTTACGCCAGACGTTTTCTGTTTGCTCCTCCAGATCCACACTCCACTCTTCTCCATGCTGCTCTATGCCCCAGGAGGCTGACGAATATCACCTCTGACAGGATCCCATGTCCTCTGGCTTCTAGCTAGATTTGGCCAAGAGGGAGCCCAACTGGGAAGGAGCTGGATGAGGTCAGGATATTTTTACCCAGCCTTGCTCACGGAAGGGTCATCTCGAGTTAGCTGTGTCTCTCAACTAAAGGTCATGGCTCTCTCAAGGAAGCCCATTATGTGACTTTCCTCCCAGATGCCACAGTAActattcctccctcccttccttcaggcCTAGGGCTAGTAAGAGCTCAGCTGCCTCTAAGCTCCAGATCACTAACCCTGATACCCACACCTTTATACATAGcccctttgtaaaaaaaaaaaaaagctctcctTGAACTACCCTATATCCAGTACCATCTGCTTCCTGTTGACACTTGGATTGGTATAACACTATTCTCCCAAATGTCCTCATGGCtcacttcctcatttcttttaagtctctgTTAAAATAACACCTTAGAGGGACCGTCAACAACTGCTCCATACAGCTACCTGCTGCCCCCCCAGGCACCCTCtcccttaccctgctttattAGCATTTATcaccatatatttattttttcgtTGTCACTCCATGTTTCCCCTAAGTAGAGTTAAATACGCTTATCTTATTACACGTATTTTCCAGGTCTTTTAATTTCCAAGGAGGACAAGGTAGCAAAGCTGGGTAACTCAATCGAATAAACAGGAGCCAACTCACCACCAACCCCATCCAATCGAAGACTCTGTTCTGGTTCTGCACTATTTTCTGGTAGTCAGGCTTTGTATTAAGGATCTCACTCTGGGAAGACCCAAGACATGTAGTAGGTCCCACTCCAACTTCAGTAATTTTGGCTTCAGCTGGTcctctaaaaacaaaataaaataaacaaacaaagatcTTTCAaggtattttataattattttctgggGAAGATATGCAACAGCACCTATGGGGGAAAAAACCTCCCATAAGGCTTTATTAACCTGAATCAATATTCTTCCACCCCATTGTAAGTATAGGCTCTCTTATTAACAAGAGGTTCTGAAACAATTATCCAGTATTAATGTTTTTATATCACTGGACTCCAGGAAATGCTAGAAGCTTCAGGTCCATTTACAAAAAGGACTATACCTGGGGTAAAGCCAAATCTTGCCATCCTCAGGTCAATGTCTGGCCCACTACAATTATCTAAAATAACTGAATACTATCTAGAGTTCATGGAAACTGATGACTCTTTAATAACAATACTATAGTTTACCCAGTGCTTACTGGGTGCCAGACACTGCTAAGCACTTTCCATTTAACCTCATTTAACATTCACAATAATCCAGTGAGGTAGGTACTAATCCCCATTTCCAAATGAGGAACTCCAGGCTTAAAgataagtggcttgcccaaggtcacagaactaagTAGTTAGGATTTAAATAGAGATAGTATGCTTCCAGAAGCATTCTTAACCAATAAGCTATACCCCATCAAAAGTTTTTATTCTGAAACTGCCATCTTACACATTATCTATCTTCATAAACAGAACATGTACAGGGTGAATAAAGTAACTGGTAACCATCAATGCCTGGACTGGGAAAGTTTTTCAAACCACGTTCCTCAAAGCATCTCTCTACTAAGGGGCTGCTTTTGCAATTAGGGTTTTGGCTAATTTTTATAGTTGCGTTTCTAGCTAAGATTGTTTGggaaaaatgcttaaaatcaCTGCTTTAGATGGTCAATAAATCAAAATCTAGCCTTCAAGACCCAGACAAAGATCCTCTCTCTCCTGTACACCCTCTTCCATCACCCTCTTTCATGTCTCTGTATCTCCAGGAAGGCCCTGGCCACCTGCAGCTCAAAGGCCATGTGCTCACTGAAGTCTCTTGACTATTGTTCTTGGCCCAGCCCCAGGTTGCAGGTACAGGGGAGAGATGTGCCTGTCTCCCCCAGGATGTGGAACAGCAGCCAAGGACACAGAACAGAGGCAATTCTGTTCTGACTGAAAATAGGGACACcaactctcccctccctcccctctcactCTCCATTTACAGTCAGAGAGCGCTGATATACACTTTACAGAGCTTTGATGAGTTGATTGAACTGTGAGAAAGAATTCGTCATTCAGTTTGTGCTAACAGAACTGAAATCAATTCAAATAAAACTTCACAAGGTAAAAGATGGCTTCCCATTTCCAGTCCTAGATCCAACCTGGATATGATCTCTTCAGCCTCCTCCTGGTAGCGCAGCAAGAGCTGATCCCAAGTCTGACGTTCtaaagaaaatctataaaatcaggaaaaaaatccagttaaTTTTTGATCATCTCATTCTGAATCACTCAGAGCAACAATAAGCACATTAGATGTCTACTCTGGTTCTAAGATGTGAATAAAAAGGTCATTAAACGATCAGAGACCATGACTGATTCAGAGGATGTTAATTTAATCAAATCAAACAGGAGTTCTTAAAATCAAATTAACATCCTTATTCCCTAGACTCCATTCTATGAAAATGGCCATCAGTACAGCCCATAAAACCCCAATATGCAGCTTCCTAACATCTAGCATTGATACACTAGTATTAACGCACTGAACGGGATGTTTACTATTCATTTTTCCAAGGTTTGGTTATTTCCCCAGATAATTTAGATTGTTCCAAAAAAGGTCAGCTCATTTTTACTTACTTTGTTATATATTCCTTCATCTCTGCCACTGATGTTTCCAGAGATAAATCTGATGCTTTTCTGGAATACAGATAGGATTATGAGATTAACAAAAATCTTTCAAGAGCACTTGCTTTTAATATGACACCTTACATAATTTTAATGGCAATAAAACAGGTTTAGAATTtatcttttgataaatatttattctgggACTCTATCCCACTTGTGCACCAGGTAATAGCTTTCTTAGTGGTCTCTctatcatttatttctctcatcaaCTCCAATTCACACATGGCCAAATTAACCTTTCTTAAaacattcctttaatttttttccttgcttaaaaACTCTGTGACTACTGCATTCAGAAAAGTCAAAAGTTCTTAACCTGGCACTTAAGGTTCTCTGTGTTCTGACTCCAACCAGCTCATTAACTTTGATTGCCACTGTTACCCTTTATCTATTCTGTCCCACATAATCCCAGTCTCAAGAACCTGGGGGTTTCCAATCTCCAAACTTTTGTTCGCATCATCTTTtagtctcttcctctctcactaATCAAAATCATAACATCTTTTAAGGCCCAACAATACTTTTTCATATGTCCATCTAGTCTTCCCACTTAAACTGAAGCTATCAGTGGGCAAGCACTGTGTTTTACTTACACCGATGGCTCAGCTCAGTTGGGTGATTAATTCCAATGGAAAAGAACCAGGCACTGAAAATGCCATAATTTTGCAGATGTATTTGGTTCTCTACCTGGCAAAGACAAATTAGTTGTGCcacttttcatgtttttctacCAAAGCCTACGATACACAGCCTCTATTACCTCTGGCTGATGTAGCAGCCTGTGGCTTAAATGCACTGCATTAAAAGAGAAACTATGTTGAgctaaaacatttttcatttcctaaaGACAATGTTAATTCTAAGAATCTGTGAAAAAGTAGACCTTTGTGAAGTCAAAACTTAAAAGTTCATGATGTAAGCCCAAGTGGCACGATTTGTTGCGGGCAGGGGGTGGAGCGTTGGGCATGGCTCCCATAGAGGGCCTACCAGTTTGGGAGtgggatttaaaattttttcctaatattcttGCTTGCCAGCAGCTAAAGAACATAACTTTATCTCCAACTTGCATGGCTAGCAAAGATCTGAAAATGCTTTGCCTCTCATCTTTCCATAGCTGGTTCCTTCTCACCATTCAGGCCTATAGATCTCAGTCCAAAGGTCAAATCATTAAAGGTCTTCTCTGAACACTCTAGCTAAAGTTGCCTACCCTCTCAAATCACcatcatatttattaatttcttagattatcactatctgaaatcatcattttctatgtatttgtttgacTGTCTCTCCTATTACAATATATAAGAAAAGATCTCTTGTTTGACTTAACGTTCCATCTCCAGCATCTAGAAAAGCCTGGTACATAGGAGATGCtggataaatgtttgctgagtgaatgaacaacTGTCTAATTAAAATGCTAAGTCTTAATTCAATTATAATTTAGGACAGAAGGGCAACTGCTCTTACTCTCTTGAATCTTCAAAACATTTTTGTAGAGTTCCATCACTTTCCAATTGGTCTGCAAAATGTTTCAATTcttcagaaagagaagaagctagagagaataaaattatgttataaaataaagagaatatcaaTTTTCACAGTGAGCTGCTCACAAAGATGTAACATACTTAAGGTAGTCTCACCTCTAGGGTGCCTGTTACATTCTGGTCCTCTCACTCATTCAAAAAAGTGATATAAATATGTagaaagattttatcttttttcctttgggtaTGTATAGATAACACGGAAGACAACTCCTCTTTATGGCATTTATGGTAGTGTTTTTTGTACCTGACTGgtgaaaaagtaattaaaaatgtatacctGTACTGACATTTCATTCTCTCCAAGAGATCTGAACTGCTGGCACTAGAAGGAACTACGTATTACAGAAGTCAGGCAACGGGCAAGAGCATAATGAGACATGTTGGAAGCAAATGAAGAATTATGGGCTTAAGCAAAAACAAG
The Equus przewalskii isolate Varuska chromosome 21, EquPr2, whole genome shotgun sequence DNA segment above includes these coding regions:
- the MTCL2 gene encoding microtubule cross-linking factor 2 isoform X9, with the protein product MTSVTRSETVEKLSRSISVNLAESKRLGALLLSSFEFSVQKLEPFLRGTEGFSLESFRATASSLSEELKHFADQLESDGTLQKCFEDSREKASDLSLETSVAEMKEYITKFSLERQTWDQLLLRYQEEAEEIISRGPAEAKITEVGVGPTTCLGSSQSEILNTKPDYQKIVQNQNRVFDWMGLVMDELQGSVKQLRAFMDESSQCLQKVSVQLGKRSTQQLDPSPARKLLRLHPRNPPTALL
- the MTCL2 gene encoding microtubule cross-linking factor 2 isoform X7 — protein: MTSVTRSETVEMLEEEPVMSKTQDHQLESDPNPVEVCGKSSASLEMTQGVSQERVHLGSSAKEGGSCDLSHQEGLQSTSLHLTPQEQSAPRQDRRQSWRRASMKEMNRRKSLLPFHQGITELSRSISVNLAESKRLGALLLSSFEFSVQKLEPFLRGTEGFSLESFRATASSLSEELKHFADQLESDGTLQKCFEDSREKASDLSLETSVAEMKEYITKFSLERQTWDQLLLRYQEEAEEIISRGPAEAKITEVGVGPTTCLGSSQSEILNTKPDYQKIVQNQNRVFDWMGLVMDELQGSVKQLRAFMDESSQCLQKVSVQLGKRSTQQLDPSPARKLLRLHPRNPPTALL